A window of Candidatus Manganitrophaceae bacterium contains these coding sequences:
- a CDS encoding type II toxin-antitoxin system HicA family toxin — MNKKKLLKKLLSESKNIRFSEVKSCAEMVGFKLDRISGSHHIFIHPAIPELINLQDVKGKAKPYQVKQLLKLIERHNLKLGE, encoded by the coding sequence TTACTTAAGAAATTATTGTCCGAATCGAAGAATATACGGTTCTCAGAGGTTAAATCTTGTGCAGAGATGGTCGGGTTTAAGTTAGATCGAATCAGCGGAAGCCATCATATATTTATTCATCCTGCTATCCCTGAGCTCATCAACCTCCAAGATGTGAAAGGAAAAGCAAAACCATACCAAGTGAAACAGTTGCTAAAGCTAATCGAACGCCATAATTTAAAACTAGGGGAGTAA